From Vibrio aerogenes, a single genomic window includes:
- a CDS encoding DoxX family protein, with protein MKALIQKLTASQAGYSTLALRLPVGIILMAHGSQKLFGAFGGYGLEGTGQWMASIGLGPGLLMALLAGSAEFFGGLAILAGLLVRPAAAVVAFTMVVAIVSVHLPHGLFLAQNGYEYALSLLAVCVSLLLSGAGKVSLDAVISEKLS; from the coding sequence ATGAAAGCTCTTATTCAAAAACTTACTGCATCTCAGGCGGGTTATAGCACACTGGCGTTGCGGCTGCCCGTTGGTATCATTCTGATGGCGCATGGTTCACAAAAGCTGTTTGGTGCCTTTGGCGGCTACGGATTAGAAGGCACAGGTCAGTGGATGGCTTCGATTGGCCTTGGACCAGGATTATTGATGGCGTTGCTGGCCGGCAGTGCTGAGTTTTTTGGTGGTCTGGCGATTTTAGCGGGTCTGCTGGTTCGTCCGGCAGCGGCGGTTGTGGCATTCACTATGGTGGTAGCCATTGTTTCAGTTCACCTGCCTCATGGTTTGTTTTTGGCGCAAAACGGTTATGAGTACGCATTGTCATTACTCGCTGTCTGTGTTTCATTGCTGCTGTCCGGTGCGGGTAAAGTCAGCCTTGATGCCGTCATTTCCGAAAAACTATCCTGA
- a CDS encoding Fe(3+) ABC transporter substrate-binding protein produces MKKNLTCGLLMIGLLSTGTTIAATKEVNVYSYRQPFLTAPMFKEFTRQTGIQVHVKFAKKGLAEKLVQEGEYSPADVILATDISLLTELVDKQVVQPLNSDVITANIPAQYRDSHNQWFALTLRTRNVYSSKTRTGQLGENFRYADLASPAFKGKVCTRSGKHPYNISLIASMIAHQGEPATKAWLKGVKSNLARKPQGNDRAQVKAIKEGLCDVSLGNSYYLGKMLNDEKQKAWAEAVYINFPNQKTTGTHINISGMAMAKYAPNQQNAQKLMEFLTEDKAQKMYAEVNYEYPVKAGVKRSDLVASWGDFIADDIRLEEIATHHSTAVKLVDEVRFDL; encoded by the coding sequence ATGAAAAAAAATCTGACATGTGGTCTGCTGATGATTGGCCTGCTCAGCACAGGGACAACCATTGCAGCCACAAAAGAAGTGAACGTCTACTCTTACCGCCAGCCATTTCTGACCGCGCCCATGTTTAAAGAATTCACCAGACAAACCGGGATTCAGGTTCATGTTAAATTTGCCAAAAAAGGGCTGGCAGAAAAGCTGGTTCAGGAAGGTGAATACAGCCCTGCCGATGTGATACTGGCGACCGATATCAGCCTGTTAACGGAACTGGTCGACAAACAAGTGGTGCAGCCGCTCAACAGTGATGTGATCACTGCAAATATTCCGGCCCAATACAGAGACAGCCACAATCAATGGTTTGCGCTGACTCTGCGGACCCGCAACGTCTACTCCTCAAAAACCCGGACAGGGCAACTGGGGGAAAACTTCCGTTATGCTGACCTTGCTTCTCCGGCGTTTAAAGGCAAAGTGTGTACCCGCTCAGGCAAACACCCCTATAATATTTCACTGATTGCTTCCATGATTGCCCATCAGGGAGAACCAGCGACTAAAGCCTGGCTCAAAGGGGTGAAATCCAATCTCGCCCGCAAGCCCCAGGGGAATGATCGGGCACAGGTGAAGGCCATTAAAGAAGGCCTGTGTGATGTCTCTCTCGGCAACAGCTATTATTTAGGGAAGATGCTCAACGATGAGAAGCAAAAAGCCTGGGCCGAAGCGGTTTATATCAACTTTCCGAACCAGAAAACCACCGGAACACACATCAACATCAGCGGCATGGCTATGGCGAAATATGCACCAAACCAACAAAATGCGCAAAAACTGATGGAATTTCTGACCGAAGACAAAGCGCAGAAAATGTACGCAGAAGTCAACTATGAGTATCCGGTCAAAGCCGGGGTAAAACGGTCCGATCTTGTTGCATCATGGGGAGATTTTATCGCAGATGATATCCGGCTTGAAGAAATTGCCACACACCACAGCACGGCGGTTAAACTGGTTGATGAAGTCAGATTTGATCTTTAA
- a CDS encoding methyl-accepting chemotaxis protein, whose translation MKKLGLKKSLIISVMVLVSLSASLLCGVLYFQEKKALTESILKESETYITSQAKSIGDRIQGKIAGLDNIAEQFRQTPITGSDSERLQKVKMLAHAADNQSAVFAFDNGEAFWTLGTQLAPETWPGNKLNGDGRSLNWYAMAQQQSGVVVTEPYIYPVTNTYWITLAKRIANGAVALNIQLDFMDGLVRKTASDSEGTIAFILNSDSTVIASSDSRIPSGQPAFKMRELQRIAKQAIGVQSSQSDAPYFQSDKMFFSHQISIGDKHWYYVIGLDHDRVFSKLFTARNTAIILSMIAVLISALVSYGLIQNLYTPILALKATIGELCKGEADLTQRLEVTSGDDLGQIAASVNQFIDNLHHMMCEIQDAVTTLESSVENMNQQSARNSNILQEHVSQTEQVVASIEEMSATARSMAEDAANTAGLTRQAAKAGTDSGEAVRSSQATVNSLVQDADRSAADVEMMVGETQKITQILTEIGGIAEQTNLLALNAAIEAARAGEQGRGFAVVADEVRGLAARTKQSTTEVEEALTGMMQGTEAVVGSMDRTKSRCRETSHASEVLFGRLGIINTHVEDINALSMQIATAAEEQSQVTSELSENMAMINRIVLELGDNGRQAVADADEIRQINQQLTVIVNRFKL comes from the coding sequence ATGAAAAAACTAGGATTAAAAAAATCACTGATTATTTCAGTGATGGTTTTGGTGAGCCTTTCTGCATCTCTTCTGTGTGGTGTGCTTTATTTTCAGGAAAAGAAAGCCCTGACAGAAAGTATTTTAAAAGAAAGCGAGACTTATATTACGTCACAGGCAAAAAGTATTGGTGACAGAATTCAGGGTAAAATTGCCGGCCTTGACAATATCGCAGAACAATTCCGGCAAACCCCGATCACCGGCAGTGATAGTGAACGACTGCAGAAAGTAAAGATGCTGGCACATGCAGCAGATAATCAAAGTGCAGTCTTTGCGTTTGATAACGGGGAGGCTTTCTGGACATTAGGCACACAGCTGGCACCAGAAACATGGCCGGGGAATAAACTGAACGGGGATGGCAGAAGCCTCAACTGGTATGCGATGGCACAACAGCAATCCGGGGTTGTGGTCACTGAACCTTATATTTATCCGGTGACAAATACCTACTGGATCACCTTAGCAAAACGCATTGCTAATGGCGCTGTGGCACTCAATATCCAGCTTGATTTCATGGATGGTCTGGTCAGAAAGACTGCCAGTGATTCAGAAGGTACCATCGCTTTTATCCTCAATAGTGACTCCACCGTTATTGCCTCTTCTGATTCAAGAATCCCTTCCGGACAACCGGCGTTTAAAATGCGGGAGTTGCAGCGGATAGCAAAACAAGCGATCGGGGTGCAATCGAGTCAGAGTGACGCACCGTATTTTCAGTCAGACAAGATGTTTTTCTCCCATCAAATATCGATTGGTGACAAGCACTGGTATTACGTGATTGGCCTGGATCATGATCGGGTGTTTTCCAAACTGTTTACGGCAAGAAATACGGCGATCATCTTGTCAATGATTGCTGTCTTGATTTCGGCGCTCGTCAGCTACGGCCTGATTCAGAATCTGTATACCCCCATTCTTGCTTTAAAAGCGACCATTGGCGAACTCTGCAAAGGAGAAGCCGATCTGACGCAGCGGCTGGAAGTGACCTCCGGGGATGACCTTGGGCAAATCGCAGCCAGTGTGAACCAGTTTATTGACAACCTGCACCACATGATGTGTGAGATTCAGGATGCGGTCACGACGCTGGAAAGCAGTGTGGAGAACATGAATCAGCAATCAGCGCGTAACAGCAATATTTTGCAGGAACATGTGTCACAGACAGAGCAGGTGGTCGCTTCGATTGAAGAGATGAGTGCCACAGCCCGGTCAATGGCTGAAGATGCTGCCAATACTGCTGGTTTGACCCGGCAGGCGGCGAAAGCCGGAACCGATTCCGGTGAGGCGGTGCGGAGTTCTCAGGCTACGGTCAACTCGCTGGTGCAGGATGCTGATCGTTCTGCTGCTGATGTTGAGATGATGGTCGGTGAGACTCAGAAAATCACCCAAATCCTGACAGAAATTGGCGGGATAGCGGAGCAAACTAATTTACTGGCACTCAATGCAGCGATTGAAGCGGCAAGGGCCGGGGAACAAGGACGCGGGTTTGCCGTGGTTGCTGATGAAGTCAGAGGGCTTGCGGCGCGGACGAAACAAAGTACCACGGAAGTCGAAGAGGCGCTGACCGGTATGATGCAGGGAACGGAAGCGGTCGTCGGGTCAATGGACAGAACCAAATCGCGGTGCCGGGAAACGAGCCATGCTTCTGAAGTGTTATTTGGTCGTCTGGGAATCATTAATACCCATGTGGAAGATATCAACGCATTAAGTATGCAGATTGCGACAGCCGCTGAAGAGCAGAGTCAGGTCACCAGTGAATTAAGCGAGAATATGGCGATGATTAACCGGATTGTTCTCGAACTGGGGGATAACGGCAGGCAGGCAGTTGCAGACGCGGATGAAATCCGGCAAATCAATCAGCAGTTAACTGTGATTGTCAACCGGTTTAAACTTTAA
- a CDS encoding pirin family protein, translating into MITVRHAQDRGQASFGWLDSQHTFSFGHYYDPQQMGFSALRVINEDKVQPGAGFETHGHRDMEIISYVLSGQIAHKDSEGHIQVLPAGEFQLMSAGSGIFHSEYNASDSETLHFLQIWIEPDTLGIQPGYQQKDFGQSAGLTPVATPGGDNGTLRIRQDATLSQLILEPDSELQVDISAGRKLYIHQIEGQLLSGSTTLYPGDGAKVENQQQLMLRNQGSEPVKALVFDLP; encoded by the coding sequence ATGATTACTGTACGACATGCACAAGATCGCGGTCAGGCCAGCTTTGGCTGGCTTGACAGTCAGCATACGTTCTCTTTTGGTCATTACTATGATCCGCAGCAGATGGGATTTTCTGCACTACGGGTGATCAATGAAGACAAGGTTCAGCCCGGTGCCGGGTTTGAGACTCACGGCCATCGCGATATGGAAATTATCAGCTATGTTCTTTCCGGGCAGATTGCGCATAAAGACAGTGAAGGTCATATACAGGTGCTGCCTGCCGGAGAGTTTCAGCTGATGTCGGCTGGTTCGGGGATTTTTCATAGTGAATACAATGCCTCGGATTCGGAGACATTACATTTTCTGCAGATCTGGATTGAACCGGATACGTTGGGTATTCAGCCCGGCTATCAGCAGAAAGATTTTGGTCAGTCTGCCGGACTGACACCGGTAGCAACGCCCGGCGGAGACAACGGCACGTTACGTATCCGTCAGGATGCGACTTTGTCTCAGCTGATACTTGAGCCTGATTCAGAGTTACAGGTTGATATATCAGCCGGGCGGAAGCTTTACATTCATCAGATCGAAGGACAGTTGCTGTCCGGTTCAACGACGCTGTATCCCGGTGATGGAGCCAAAGTGGAGAATCAGCAACAGCTGATGCTGCGCAATCAGGGATCTGAACCGGTGAAGGCGCTGGTGTTCGATCTGCCCTGA